Within the Dolichospermum compactum NIES-806 genome, the region AATGCCATTTTTGAAAGACAAAGAGCGGGTATTGAACACGAATTACAACATAAATGGGGTAATGGTGTTCAAGTTTTCAAAGCTTTTAACTTCTGCGCTCCTTTTTTACCAAACCAAGTTTTAGCCGAAATTAAAGATCAAGGCTTTAGCAAACTGCTGATTTATCCATTATTGGTTGTTGATTCCATTTTTACCAGTGGTATTGCTATTGAACAAGTAAATAATGCTCTGGTAGAATTAGCCGATGGTGATGAACATTGGATTAAAGCCCAAAAATATATTCCCTCGTTCTACAATGAGCCAAAATATATTGATTTAATGGCGCATTTGGTAGAAGAAAAAATTCATACTGATTTAGCTACAGGTTATTTACCTTCGCAAATTGGGATTATCTTGATGAATCATGGTTGTCCCCACAAAGCGAAAGGCTTTACTTCTGGGATTGATGAAAGTCAAGCCATGTATGAGTTAGTCAGAAATAAGTTAATTAACAATTACCCGTTAATTTCTGTGGGTTGGTTGAACCATGACACCCCATTAATTGAATGGACTCAACCCAATGCTACCCAAGCTGCTCAAAATTTGATTCAATTGGGTGCAAAGGCATTGCTATTTATGCCTATTGGTTTTGCTACAGAAAATCATGAAACTTTGTTAGATGTACATCACATTATTCATGATTTGGAAAAACAACATCCAGATGTAGATTATTTACAAATGGCTTGTGTTAATGATGATCCACAATTTTTAGCGATGGTTGCTGAATGGGCAAATTCACATATTGCAGAGTTGATGGAAACTGAAGGTATGGCTGTTAATTCCCAATCAGCTATTACTCACCACCATCACCATCATTAGGTAATTAGGGCGGTTAGAAACCGCGTCTACACAGGCAAAACCCACCTGCGTGGGTTGAAAATATTTAATTTTTTATTAGTCCATTTCGGTGGACTTTTTTTGTAGTGTAGCAATGTCAGACTTTGGCGTGGGTTTTAGTTGGGTTATGTCAGTTGGGAATCATAGAGTAAGAAGACGATAATACCTTTTAGTTTTATGGAATTCCCACATCATTCAAGCATTCATCAACTAAAGGAGTTTGCATCCGAATAGCAATATACCAGTAGTCCCTAAGTCCAGGTTGTATTTGTCTTCCATTAACCCGAACCTTTTCATCCTGAGTACGCCAACGCTTTTCTCTCATTCTATTTTCAAAAGGTTCTCTTTTAGAAACGTCTCCATCGAAAGATTGACACTCCCCGGTCTAAAGACACGGGGATTCTTAAGATTTCACAATCTTAATATCTTGTTTGCACAAGTTCCCAGACTCAGTACGTTTGCACAAAAGTGCGTGCTGATACCGCCAGTTGCTCTACTTGGGGAAACCCCAAGACCGCACTGGCTCATCTTCTGGGCGTTTAGCTGTTAAACAGCAAGTTTCGCGGAGTCCCCAGGTACTATTTTGAAACCTCTATCTCTGATAGTCTTTGCAGCACCAATATCGGCGTGTTCGTGATATCCGCATTCCGTACAAATGAATTTCTCACCATCACGGTTTGACTTATCAGTATGCCCACAATTTCTGCATTCTTGACTGGAGTATTTAGGATTAATTTTAATTACAACTTTTCCTTCCTTCACAGCGAGATACTCAATTTTTAAAATCAAATCACTCCAACTTGCATCAGAAATAGAACGGTTTAATCCTTTTTTTTTAGACTGGCCATTCTTTAAAAATCTCCCTGTTTTTTCATCGGTTTTAACTTTGCAACGCCTCAACATACCGGAGATGTTTAAATCTTCTAAGGCAATAGCATCAACCTTCAGGGGAAACGCATCTAATTTTTTTTGACAAAATGTAACTTATATGAATAGATAAAAAGGGCAGTATTACAATGTTAATATCAAGCCAATAAATGAGTATGAAGAAAATTTGATGGTAAATTCGTTTCTATAAGAATCAATAAAATGAGTTGAAGTGGTATTCTCAATAAAACTAAAGAGACAAAATTCACAAAATGAAGCTACCACCAAAAATCACAATAGTAGATAACTTTAAAGATTTAGAAGATAAAAGAGTTGAGAGAACAAAAAGGCATAAATTAATAGATATAGTGACCATTGCGATTTGTGCAGTGATCTGTGGAGTAGATAGTTGGGTATTGATGGAGGCTTATGGAAAAAAGAAAGAAAAATGGCTAAAACAATTTTTAGAACTTCCAAACGGGATTCCATCTCATGATACATTCGCCAGAGTATTTGCGAGAATAGATCCGCAACAATTTCAGAATTGTTTTTTGAGTTGGATAAAATCTATCAATAAAATTACAGAAGGAGAAGTCATAGCAATAGATGGGAAAACATTAAGGCATTCATATGATAAAGGAAAGGATAAAGGTGCGATTCACATGGTAAGTGCATGGGCAACTAGTAATAAATTAGTATTAGGACAATGTAAAGTAGAAGAAAAGTCAAATGAAATAACAGCCATACCGGAATTAATTAAAGTATTAGATATAGCCGGATGTTTAGTAACGATTGATGCGATGGGGTGTCAAAAAGAGATAGTAAAATCAATTGCAGAAAAATCAGGCGAATATATTATCGCACTCAAAAAGAATCAAGGTAATTTATATAAGAATGTAGAAGAATCTTCAAAGAAGCTATATCTAAAGGGTTTGAGGGATTCAAATATAGTGAATTTTATACAAAAGAAGACGAACATGGAAGAGAAGAGATTCGTCATTATCTCATGTTATCAGACATAGAAGAAAGAATAGATACTGATAAGAAATGGGTAAATCTTCAAAGTGTAGGAATGGTAGAATATATACGAAAAGTTAATGGAAAAACGAAGGTTGAGACAGGTTATTATATAAGTAGTTTGACAAATAATGCGAAATTACTAGGAGAATCAGTCCGCACTCATTGGGGTATAGAGAATTCATTACACTGGGTTTTAGATGTAGCTTTTAGAGAAGATGATTGTCGGATAAGAAAGGATAATGCACCACAAAACTTTGCAGTTATTCGTCATATAGCAGTTAATCTTTTAGGAAAAGAAAAAAGCCAAAAACTAGGAACTAAAAGTAAGCAGTTTTGTGCAGGATGGGATGATGAATATTTAGAGAAGATTTTAGAATGTATCTGATAAAAATCAGAAAATATAGACAAATATAAATATAACCAATTTATTTTTCTGTTGATTCTACAATAGAATCTATATTTTTGATGCCAAAAAATATAGATATTAATATATAGAACTGAACAAAATAAATCCATCATTAAAAATAAATAATTACTCTAAATTTATGAAATTTTTATAATTTTAATAAAGGAATTTATGAGATTTTGAATGAAGTTAGATATTTTCCCATATTGATGCACTAATATAGTATTCTGTCAAGATAATTTAGATGCGTTTCCCCTGCAACAGAACCTAGCTCAACATAGTTTTGCTTCTCTAAAGATGAAGAAATCTGTAGATAGAAAGGTTGATAATATTCTGGATCTAGCCGAGTACAACCTTCCAGTTTTGATTTGAGAACCACACTCCAAACTGCCAAAATTTAACCTTCCTTTTGCTGAAACTGGTTCAATAACCAAGCGCCAACTTCAGATTGACTCATTTCACGACTACGGCGTAAAGCTTCCTCTAAAATTGCAATTACTAAACCAGGAAATACCTGTGATTCTCGAATACGTTTACTACCTTGATATGCCATAGCATAAGCGATGATTTGGGCATTTTGGACATCTACCACCCAATATTCAGCAACACCTAAATCTTCATATAGAGTTCGCTTTGTCCCCAAGTCATCAAGGAGAGATGTTTTCGCAATCTCAATCACTAAATCTGGTGCAGGATACAGATCAAGTTTGACAATACCTGTACCAGTGGGGATAGATTGGGCGCGTTCTCGCAAGTAATACGCCACATCAGGCTGACAGTCCTGAATACCAGTTTTACGAAAAGTAGTAGTATCTAAACCTGTAGCTAGAATCCCTCTAATTGTTGCAAATAGAGTTACCGCAAAAATAATTACAACATGGTCTTTACCATGATCAAAACTAACTGGTGCCATTTCCAGCCTCATATACCCTTTGTAGTAGTAACTTTTCGCTTTTTCGTTGAGCAAATTGATAATTATCTGCTCATAATCTGCCCAAGAAGTGTAAATCCATGTATCTGTGGGTAACTGGGTTTGTAACTCAATCATTTTCTAACCCTCCCGCCAAAACGAAAATTTTTGTTTCTTTGCAAAATCTATAAATGCACTTCCAATCTCATCTAAATCATGATCAATAATCATGTGTCCATGATCATCAATCTTTGGTCTGCCGTCCTCCCCTGGCTTGTAAATATACTCCCCAGAGTTATCTTTACCACTATTTTCGCTGGTGGCAAAAAATATAGGATAGTCCTTAATTTTAGGACAGTAATGTTTAGAATTAGGATCATCATCCCACTTTTGGAGAAATAAAACACTGGTTTTTGTGCCAGTATGTGGCTTAAAAGTATTTACGTGCAGTCCTACCACTGCTAAAATTCTGGCTCGCTCACTAATCCAAGTCCGCAAATGAGCATCAGTAATATTATTAAACCGTCCTTGAGGAAGAACAATTGCCATTCGTCCCCCTGGACATAAAAATTCTAAATTACGCTCAATAAATAAAACATCTCGACTTTGTTTCGTTTGCCAATTTCCTGAATCTTCATAGCGTTTACTCTCAATAGCACCAGCTTGTTTTTGCCGTTCTTCTGGATCAGCTAAAGCATCAACATCAATCGCTTTCCACTTTTTAGCAAGTTGATATTGATACAAAATTTTACTATCTACAATATCTCCTGCAAATGGTGGATTAATCATCAGCACATCAAAATTGAAGTTGCGGAAATTTTTCTGATTCCAATCATCATCTGTACGATTCTCAAATTGTAGTAAACGGCGACGGAGGGCAACTCGTATTTCGTCACTCCAATTTCTCGGATCAAGGGTATTAGCTCGATAAACATTAGTTTTGCCATCACCAGCAATCAAATTGAGTGCTTTAGTAACCTTTACACTCCGAGCATCAAAATCAATACCATATACCATTTCACTCGCATATTCTGCTTGATCTTTAGTGGGTCTATCTGATGTCATTTCCCCACCCCAAACGTGAAAAATAGTATGAACTGTAAACCCACAACTGCCAGCAGCCGTATCAATCATATACTCTTCCCATTTAGGATTGAGCATTTTCACACACATATCAATCACATGACGGGGAGTAAAATATTGCCCTTTTGCTCCCTTGTAAACTTGCGTTACCAAATATTCAAAGGCTTCATCAATGACTTGTAAGTTGGAATTAAACAGTTTAATGTCTTGCAAAAACGAAACACACACAGCTAAATGATCGGGTGTTAAATCAATGTTTTCTCCTGGTAGAAAAACACCTTGCCATTTTTCCCTAGCTGCATGAAATAGGTTATTAATTTTGTCATATAATTCTTGACGAGTTTCACCAGCAGCGCGAAATTCTACAACTTTACCTGGTCGTCTTTTTGCTTGTGCTTCGTCGTAAAGCTTGGCATAAATTAATTTAAATACTTCTTCAAATTGGTCAACTCCAGCGTTTGCTAAAACTAGGTTTTCCAAATCTAAAATTACATCACGTAAAGATAGGCGTTCTACAACCAGTTTGTTACGTTTCTCAAGCTCTTGGAGGGTGACACGCTCGTTGATGACTTCAGCTAGTGTTTGGTTTGCATGAGGTAAATCAGAAATACTGCGGTAAATATTTGGATCTTCCCGATGTAAAATAACAATTTCACTGCCATTTGTCCAAACTGCAATAGGCGCACCTTCAGCATTACAGTAAGATTTTAGTTGTTCTAGACCATCTCGACGCTTTGGCTTCTTAACTTCAATAATAATATATGCTGTATTCGGATGATCCTTTTCAGAAATGACGATATCTGCTCGCTTATCCCCCACGCTAGAGCCAAAATATACACCCTTTTCTACGGCAATTCTAGCGGTAGGATAACCATAGGTATGAATTAAGCGATATAGAAACAGTTGGCGGACAATTTCCTCTGGTTTAGCTGGACGTTCCTTACCATCTACGAAATCGCGCAGATACGGTTTCCCTTTTTTGTCAAAAATTTGAAGTGCCGGAATTTCTTTATCTTTATCAAAGATATCGAGAGCATAATCAGTAGATTTGAGGATATCAATTAATGTATAAGTTGGATTAGTTTTATCTGTCATGAATGTTAATTTTGAGCGTCAAAGTCTCCTTATTATTAACCCCAAGCACTGAATTATTAACTCAAAAGCTTTAGTTTCAATGCTTACAGCAAGAAAATAATCATAACATAAGTTACATCTCTTTTAACTCAAGTATCTAGATTTTAACTGAATTTTTTAACCTGTGTTTCTTACATAAATTAACAATCAGAGTCATCCATCAATTACCCCAATTTCCTCAATTATAACGCTACGACCACATCAATTCCCTACCAATGGTGCATTTAAGGTTTTCTCAATGCGATCGCGTGTTTCTAATAAAAAAGCCTGAGTATATTCATCTTCAGAATTTACCCGTTTTAATTTACTATTTAACTGCTTGAGTTTATACCAAGCTAAAGTTCGGGCATCTTCAGGAACAGATTCTTTTCGCAACACCATTTCCATCAGTACATTTAGGTATTCCCGTTGTAAACCTCTCCGCAAACTAGAAATTTGTAATTTACCTTGGGGTTGCAGAACTTCCGACCAAATCTCAGATTGTAAAGTATCAAATAACTCTGGCAATGTGAGAGATTTTCCTGACTCACTTTTTAATTCTAAATCCTTAATCCGAGTTAAGCGATCGTTTGCCAATAAATCCCGCAACACCGCAGTCTGCACTAACAACACTAAATCATGAATCGGATAATCCAACCGTCCTACTTGAATTTCTGTCCCCCAGTGTAACCACCGCGAAGGTACTAACTTATTCAGTAATTCCGGGGGAAATTTCAAAGCATCTTCCGCAAAAACATACTTTTGCATTGTCATCAATGCTTGTCGCTGTTGTTCTACCGGCACCTGCACAAATGGGATTTGTCCTTTAGTATCATTTGGTTTAACTCGATAAAAAGACTGACCACCAATATATTTGCTGGTATAGTATAAATTCTGTAAATAATTTCCAAGGATAGTATTGAAACGCTCTTCTACATCGCTGGAACTCTCTTCATCTATAGTATATCCCTCATTTAGTCGTTCCCACATCCGCCGCGCATTAGCCAATTGTGACTGAGAATAAACCAATACATTACCACTATGATCCCAAGGATTCACAGTGGGATCACTATTAGATAAATCCTCATCAGGAGAGTAACTCAATTCCCGTTGATGAGATTGTCCCGCAATTGTCGCTAAAAATGACTTTTCCCCCAGGGTAGTTGTCGCTTGACTAGGAGTATAACCATATTGAATTGCCCATTCATCATAAGGTCCCACCTTATTGGGAAAATAATCTCCCTGCTTGACACCATCAGGAGCAATATTGGGAGGAATATAATCCATAACCGATGCTGTCAAACCCTTAGTACGAGTAATTTCTGGATTATTCATTTCCTCTGGAGAGACTAGATTACTCCCACGAAAATTATGACGCAAACCCAAAGTATGACCAACTTCATGGGTAATAATTAAACGTAAATATTGATGAATATAATCTTTTAACTGCGCTGGATTTGGTGGACTATTTCCTAACATTGACATTGCCAAAGAACCAAAAGCCAACTGATTAGATGCTTCTATTCCATAACATAAATCATAATCTGTCGCTAGTTTAGACAAATTACCCAAGGATTTGGGAGATTTTTGATTACCTTTACCACACAAACGCCCATTGTTAACCAATGCGGATAAAGAAGTGCGAGTTTGTAAATTTTGAGGTTGAATCATTT harbors:
- a CDS encoding ferrochelatase, with the translated sequence MVATPEKLHATHSHDHLPSKDRVAVLLMGYGEVESYEDFANYNEQALNLLTAKFAPVPTWIYPPLAKLLALFDRHEWGHTHHDFISPHNAIFERQRAGIEHELQHKWGNGVQVFKAFNFCAPFLPNQVLAEIKDQGFSKLLIYPLLVVDSIFTSGIAIEQVNNALVELADGDEHWIKAQKYIPSFYNEPKYIDLMAHLVEEKIHTDLATGYLPSQIGIILMNHGCPHKAKGFTSGIDESQAMYELVRNKLINNYPLISVGWLNHDTPLIEWTQPNATQAAQNLIQLGAKALLFMPIGFATENHETLLDVHHIIHDLEKQHPDVDYLQMACVNDDPQFLAMVAEWANSHIAELMETEGMAVNSQSAITHHHHHH
- a CDS encoding zinc ribbon domain-containing protein, encoding MLRRCKVKTDEKTGRFLKNGQSKKKGLNRSISDASWSDLILKIEYLAVKEGKVVIKINPKYSSQECRNCGHTDKSNRDGEKFICTECGYHEHADIGAAKTIRDRGFKIVPGDSAKLAV
- a CDS encoding Uma2 family endonuclease encodes the protein MIELQTQLPTDTWIYTSWADYEQIIINLLNEKAKSYYYKGYMRLEMAPVSFDHGKDHVVIIFAVTLFATIRGILATGLDTTTFRKTGIQDCQPDVAYYLRERAQSIPTGTGIVKLDLYPAPDLVIEIAKTSLLDDLGTKRTLYEDLGVAEYWVVDVQNAQIIAYAMAYQGSKRIRESQVFPGLVIAILEEALRRSREMSQSEVGAWLLNQFQQKEG
- a CDS encoding N-6 DNA methylase; the protein is MTDKTNPTYTLIDILKSTDYALDIFDKDKEIPALQIFDKKGKPYLRDFVDGKERPAKPEEIVRQLFLYRLIHTYGYPTARIAVEKGVYFGSSVGDKRADIVISEKDHPNTAYIIIEVKKPKRRDGLEQLKSYCNAEGAPIAVWTNGSEIVILHREDPNIYRSISDLPHANQTLAEVINERVTLQELEKRNKLVVERLSLRDVILDLENLVLANAGVDQFEEVFKLIYAKLYDEAQAKRRPGKVVEFRAAGETRQELYDKINNLFHAAREKWQGVFLPGENIDLTPDHLAVCVSFLQDIKLFNSNLQVIDEAFEYLVTQVYKGAKGQYFTPRHVIDMCVKMLNPKWEEYMIDTAAGSCGFTVHTIFHVWGGEMTSDRPTKDQAEYASEMVYGIDFDARSVKVTKALNLIAGDGKTNVYRANTLDPRNWSDEIRVALRRRLLQFENRTDDDWNQKNFRNFNFDVLMINPPFAGDIVDSKILYQYQLAKKWKAIDVDALADPEERQKQAGAIESKRYEDSGNWQTKQSRDVLFIERNLEFLCPGGRMAIVLPQGRFNNITDAHLRTWISERARILAVVGLHVNTFKPHTGTKTSVLFLQKWDDDPNSKHYCPKIKDYPIFFATSENSGKDNSGEYIYKPGEDGRPKIDDHGHMIIDHDLDEIGSAFIDFAKKQKFSFWREG
- a CDS encoding zinc-dependent metalloprotease gives rise to the protein MNKFTLSLIFLNSLFVSIGTANAQSLINNHRNSDIEIERKTPNVDEILQQLKLPHSKIAVIDENQQVKQQNFVWVFKDLKEVGKQPFLQVNKETEKPKTKPESKSPKEDELEDFAEVTKDTQKLEGIFTIYRHKHKNKIYLEIRPEQLKKNFLANSTLESGIGEKGIYSGMPLQDFLFYFQKIDNQIQFVVRNVNFRTREGDPQAKSVARSFSDSVLYTIPIKSIHSERKTIIIDLGDLLLTDLAGLATNLELAASPEQAYLGNAKVFPSNLELEAIFNFANAGKNSDVLPDSRGFTLKVHYSLSELPKSKYQPRLADERVGYFLTAYQDLSKDERRDPFVRYINRWNLEKQDPTAAISPPKKPIVFWIDNAVPLEYRDAIKEGVLMWNQAFLKAGFQDAIQVQQMPDNATWDSADIRYNTIRWINTVDGFFAMGPSRVNPLTGEILDADILIDGSFVRLLKNDYRQMIQPQNLQTRTSLSALVNNGRLCGKGNQKSPKSLGNLSKLATDYDLCYGIEASNQLAFGSLAMSMLGNSPPNPAQLKDYIHQYLRLIITHEVGHTLGLRHNFRGSNLVSPEEMNNPEITRTKGLTASVMDYIPPNIAPDGVKQGDYFPNKVGPYDEWAIQYGYTPSQATTTLGEKSFLATIAGQSHQRELSYSPDEDLSNSDPTVNPWDHSGNVLVYSQSQLANARRMWERLNEGYTIDEESSSDVEERFNTILGNYLQNLYYTSKYIGGQSFYRVKPNDTKGQIPFVQVPVEQQRQALMTMQKYVFAEDALKFPPELLNKLVPSRWLHWGTEIQVGRLDYPIHDLVLLVQTAVLRDLLANDRLTRIKDLELKSESGKSLTLPELFDTLQSEIWSEVLQPQGKLQISSLRRGLQREYLNVLMEMVLRKESVPEDARTLAWYKLKQLNSKLKRVNSEDEYTQAFLLETRDRIEKTLNAPLVGN